The Callithrix jacchus isolate 240 chromosome X, calJac240_pri, whole genome shotgun sequence genome contains a region encoding:
- the USP26 gene encoding ubiquitin carboxyl-terminal hydrolase 26 yields MAAQMIHGLVQIWNSRTRMSKSKEALIGAMQEQNKVRLVLYFKNGKYVTFLLTDSIRSVVFRSYRGNKNHLHLSLKSNKYLFVEGLSSTDAEILKIFLDGFHQKKVRSPVGPDKGGSVFSSTRPQKKINKTSFHKVGAKSSHKSFEKAKGSGTGVLQRMPLLKSKLSALTCRKLLEKQHKKREIMLLSSPEMNEEFLKENNSIEYEKSKADRLRCVSYKQEKQLKLKESEEKKKLKRESSCFINTTGNPYRDDIGLLQALTEKVILAFVLQPGYSEDYSKWDKLKLFSESFPEKLCHGLPNLGNTCYMNSVLQSLFSIPSFANDILNRGFPLSKIPLNALTMSLAQLLFFKDIYNIKIKEMLLLNIKKVMSTVAEIFHGNAQKDAHEFLGHCLDQLKDNTEKLNTIWKPKSKVCEYHFPKQVCADDPDTSGFSCPVITNFELELLHSIVCKACGQVILKTELSNYLSINLPQGMKVFPSSIQSTFDLYFAAEELEYKCADCKHKTSLGVHSFSRLPRVLIVHLKRYSLNAFCSLKKNDQEVNISKYLTVSSHCNEDTKPPLPLSEDADIMDFRVLKIIRKMTSGSISVSWPSTKKSRDILAAYIGSDKESEQRKFETVFKGASRRQQQKYIGKKSKAKEPEFVHSGDGASIENKPLAYLMAYLEDFSLSQCHKAGGKPTSSPETCFPEALFQAVPENPKQKKYMKMSKFAAFDRVVNPTKDFCEDKNIRVPEGFQKVTEQTQNYDSKRFCEQVPTQALPQSLPKPGAQGRTEKLIRSAKLNLQKPNGNSLHAMGSNKNPRKKEILHQVKSKAKKTERNANKGDHTYRLISVVSHLGKTVNSGHYVCDAYDFEKQTWLTYNDMKVLNIQEAQMQEDRRCTGYIFFYMHNEIFEEVLKREQNAQLHNKKIEAILQKK; encoded by the coding sequence ATGGCTGCCCAAATGATACATGGTCTTGTCCAAATATGGAATTCCAGGACTCGTATGTCTAAATCAAAAGAAGCACTCATTggagcaatgcaagaacagaataAAGTCAGACTGGTGCTCTatttcaaaaatggaaaatatgtgaCTTTTCTGCTAACTGATAGTATTCGAAGTGTAGTCTTTAGATCCTATAGAGGAAACAAAAATCACCTGcatttaagtttaaaaagtaataaatacttGTTTGTCGAAGGATTATCCTCCACAGATGCTGAAATATTGAAGATATTCCTGGATGGATTTCATCAAAAGAAGGTTCGGTCACCTGTGGGACCTGATAAAGGTGGGAGTGTCTTTTCCAGCACAAGACCAcagaagaaaatcaacaaaacttcATTCCACAAAGTTGGTGCGAAATCAAGTCACAAATCTTTTGAGAAAGCAAAAGGTAGTGGGACGGGTGTCCTTCAGAGGATGCCTTTGCTTAAATCAAAATTGTCAGCACTTACTTGCAGAAAGTTACTAGAAAAGCAACACAAGAAGAGGGAAATAATGCTCTTGTCTAGCCCAGAGATGAATGAGGaattcttgaaagaaaataattctatagAATACGAGAAATCcaaggcagatcgcttgaggtgtGTAAGCTACAAACAAGAGAAACAACTGAAGTTAAAAGagtcagaagagaaaaagaaattgaaacgTGAATCTTCATGTTTCATTAACACTACTGGAAATCCTTACCGAGATGACATTGGTCTCCTTCAAGCGCTCACTGAGAAAGTGATTTTGGCATTTGTGTTACAACCGGGGTATAGTGAGGATTACTCAAAGTGGgataaattaaaactattttctgaaTCGTTTCCAGAGAAACTATGCCATGGCCTCCCCAATTTGGGAAACACCTGTTATATGAATTCAGTTTTACAGTCTTTATTTTCAATTCCATCGTTTGCTAATGATATACTTAATCGGGGTTTCCCATTGAGTAAGATTCCTCTTAATGCTCTTACCATGAGTTTGGCAcagctgcttttttttaaagatatttataatataaaaatcaaggAGATGTTACTTCTGAATATTAAAAAGGTCATGTCAACAGTTGCAGAGATATTCCATGGCAATGCACAGAAGGATGCTCATGAGTTTTTAGGTCACTGTTTAGATCAGTTGAAAGATAACACAGAAAAACTCAACACAATTTGGAAGCCTAAAAGTAAAGTTTGTGAATATCATTTTCCTAAACAAGTTTGTGCTGATGATCCTGACACCAGTGGGTTTTCTTGCCCTGTCATTACTAATTTTGAGTTGGAGTTGTTGCACTCTATTGTTTGTAAAGCTTGTGGTCAGGTTATTCTCAAAACAGAACTGAGTAATTACCTCTCCATCAACCTTCCTCAAGGAATGAAAGTATTTCCATCATCCATTCAGTCTacttttgatctttattttgcAGCAGAAGAGCTTGAGTATAAGTGTGCAGACTGTAAGCACAAGACTTCTCTTGGAGTGCACTCATTCAGTAGGCTACCTAGAGTCCTTATTGTTCATCTGAAACGCTACAGCTTGAATGCGTTTTGTTCATTAAAGAAGAATGACCAGGAAGTcaacatttccaaatatttaacaGTATCTTCTCATTGCAATGAAGACACCAAACCACCTCTTCCCTTGAGTGAGGATGCAGACATTATGGATTTCCGAGTATTAAAAATTATTCGAAAGATGACTTCTGGAAGCATCAGTGTATCATGGCCTTCAACAAAGAAATCCAGAGATATCCTGGCTGCATACATTGGATCTGATAAGGAGTCTGAACAACGAAAATTCGAGACAGTCTTTAAAGGGGCAAGCAGAAGACAGCAGCAAAAATATATAGGGAAAAAGTCAAAAGCAAAGGAGCCAGAATTTGTACACTCAGGAGATGGAGCATCAATTGAAAACAAGCCATTAGCTTACTTAATGGCATATCTAGAAGACTTCTCACTTTCTCAGTGCCACAAAGCTGGAGGTAAACCTACCAGCAGCCCAGAGACATGTTTTCCAGAAGCTCTGTTTCAAGCAGTGCctgaaaatccaaaacaaaagaaatacatgaaaatgagTAAGTTTGCAGCTTTTGATAGGGTTGTCAATCCTACTAAAGATTTTTGTGAAGATAAAAATATCAGAGTTCCAGAAGGATTCCAAAAAGTGACTGAACAGACTCAGAATTATGATAGTAAGAGATTCTGTGAACAAGTTCCTACGCAGGCACTGCCCCAAAGCCTTCCAAAGCCAGGTGCCCAGGGGCGCACAGAGAAACTCATAAGATCTGCAAAATTAAATCTCCAGAAGCCTAACGGGAATTCCTTGCATGCAATGGGTTCCAATAAGaaccctagaaaaaaagaaattttacatcAGGTAAAATCTAAagctaagaaaacagaaagaaatgccaATAAGGGAGATCATACCTACCGGCTCATTAGTGTTGTCAGCCATCTTGGGAAGACTGTAAATTCAGGCCATTATGTCTGTGATGCCTATGACTTTGAGAAGCAGACCTGGCTCACTTACAACGATATGAAGGTGTTAAATATCCAGGAGGCCCAGATGCAGGAGGATAGGCGTTGCACTGGGTACATCTTCTTCTACATGCATAATGAGATCTTTGAAGAGGTGTTGAAAAGAGAACAGAATGCTCAGCTTCATAACAAGAAGATAGAGGCGATTCTTCAGAAGAAATGA